One stretch of Candidatus Bathyarchaeia archaeon DNA includes these proteins:
- the mobB gene encoding molybdopterin-guanine dinucleotide biosynthesis protein B has protein sequence MKVVSIIGTKKSGKTTTTENLISELSKLGYKVAAIKHVPERDFTLDTPGKDTYRFAQHGAKTIVAFSAKELTTIEKIPAEEVSFEKLLEKCAGNDIVLVEGLKQVMAKNPAIPKISVVKTKEEALYAKEAYTPILAFSGPFNTKELEPKTTYINALTNPDKLAAFIEEQVLKK, from the coding sequence GAAAACCTCATCTCGGAACTCTCCAAACTCGGCTACAAAGTGGCAGCCATAAAACACGTCCCCGAAAGAGACTTCACCCTCGACACGCCCGGAAAAGACACTTACCGCTTTGCCCAGCACGGAGCCAAAACCATTGTTGCGTTCTCCGCTAAAGAACTCACCACCATCGAAAAAATCCCCGCTGAAGAGGTTTCCTTTGAGAAACTTTTAGAGAAATGCGCAGGCAACGACATTGTGCTGGTTGAAGGCTTAAAACAGGTTATGGCAAAAAACCCCGCAATCCCCAAAATCTCTGTAGTTAAAACCAAAGAGGAAGCTCTATACGCCAAAGAAGCCTACACGCCCATCCTTGCCTTCAGTGGACCATTTAACACCAAAGAACTGGAGCCCAAAACCACCTACATCAATGCACTAACAAATCCGGACAAACTAGCCGCATTCATAGAAGAGCAAGTGCTCAAAAAATAA